From a region of the Saccharomycodes ludwigii strain NBRC 1722 chromosome VII, whole genome shotgun sequence genome:
- the SUA7 gene encoding transcription factor TFIIB (similar to Saccharomyces cerevisiae YPR086W | SUA7 | Suppressor of Upstream AUG) → MSFQVNATATATAAGAPRRHGPNLNIVISCPECKVYPPKVVERFSEGDIVCALCGLVLSDRIIDTRSEWRTFSNDDQNGDDPSRVGEASNPLLDGSHLSTRIGPNTVGGDLKMTRELNRAQSKSIVDKRDNELQVAYAKITVMCDAAELPKIVKDCAKEAYKICFEEKILKGKSQESIMASVILVGCRRAKVGRSFKEILSLTNVKKKEIYKTFNIIKNVLKEKNATGFANIDTANISSGQTSAETFIPRFCSHLGLSVQVANAAEYIALHCKDINVLAGKSPITIAAAAIYMSILLFNLDLSPAQVSRTLQVTEGTIKTGYKTLYEHKEIVIDPRLIESGKVRIENLPKPNERAANGTAATNTNIPVITPAATPAPASLKEEVKTGGK, encoded by the coding sequence ATGAGTTTCCAAGTCAACGCCACTGCCACTGCAACAGCAGCAGGTGCACCTAGAAGACATGGTcctaatttaaatattgtaATTTCCTGTCCTGAATGTAAAGTTTATCCACCAAAAGTAGTTGAACGTTTCAGTGAGGGTGATATAGTTTGTGCCTTGTGTGGATTAGTCTTGAGTGATAGAATTATCGATACCCGTTCTGAATGGCGTACCTTTTCAAATGATGATCAAAATGGAGATGACCCAAGCCGTGTCGGTGAAGCCTCTAACCCCTTATTAGATGGCTCGCATCTATCCACGAGAATTGGTCCCAACACAGTTGGTGGTGACTTAAAAATGACCAGAGAATTGAACCGTGCACAGAGTAAAAGTATTGTTGACAAAAGAGACAACGAGTTGCAAGTGGCTTATGCTAAAATTACTGTTATGTGTGATGCAGCAGAATTGCCCAAGATTGTTAAAGATTGTGCAAAAGAAGCCTATAAAATTTGTTTCGAAGAAAAAATCTTGAAAGGTAAATCACAAGAAAGTATTATGGCTAGTGTCATCTTGGTTGGGTGTCGTAGGGCTAAAGTTGGTAGATCTTTTAAGGAAATTTTATCCTTGACAaacgttaaaaaaaaggaaatttaCAAgacttttaatattatcaaaaatgtgttaaaagaaaaaaatgccACCGGGTTTGCCAATATCGATACAGCAAACATTTCTTCAGGCCAAACCTCTGCAGAAACCTTTATTCCTCGTTTTTGTTCTCATTTGGGGTTATCTGTCCAGGTTGCTAATGCAGCTGAATATATTGCTTTACACTGTAAAGATATCAATGTATTGGCTGGTAAGTCTCCAATCACCATTGCTGCTGCCGCGATTTATATGtctattttgttatttaatttgGATCTAAGTCCAGCACAGGTTTCACGTACTTTGCAAGTTACTGAAGGTACCATCAAGACAGGATATAAAACTTTATATGAACATAAAGAAATAGTTATTGATCCAAGATTAATAGAATCCGGTAAGGTTAGAATCGAAAACTTACCTAAACCAAATGAAAGAGCTGCGAATGGCACAGCGGCAACTAATACAAACATTCCTGTAATTACACCAGCAGCTACACCGGCACCTGCTTCATTAAAAGAGGAAGTTAAAACAGGGGGAAAATAA
- the YND1 gene encoding apyrase (similar to Saccharomyces cerevisiae YER005W | YND1 | Yeast Nucleoside Diphosphatase), producing the protein MSKSKYDYGIVIDAGSSGSRLFVYEWEKIQPYNHENNDENNDNSNDLDRWKSVPKITFNKEWTYKITPGLSSFENSPKNAFKKNIKPLLKYAETIIPSAQLSNTPIFIQATAGMRLLPKGKSDKILNSLCSKIKQYNVFLMEDCDSQIQIIDGEIEGVYGWLSLNYLQGNFNNFDNENKKSFGFMDMGGASTQIAFSPSSVEQIERHRDYISQVRLRNLNGELQTWDIFVSTWLGFGANQARKRFLTQLVNSLPENSNDYDHDDFETRTIVDPCLPKNAKTEFYYKGSKKNKFDVVGSGDYEQCVKSIYPLLLKNLPCKEEPCLFNGVHAPAIDFYKDKFVGVSEYWYTANDIFQLGGEYNFETFSEHVKAFCESDWKEIEKISENGGYNKIPKDFLLDSCFKANWILNILHEGFELPRINVDTKVPDEHQQSEHIPFQSVSDIDGFELTWTLGKILLYSCGLIVSGDHDNNVVGFLPSKNERVNYGRKFIPGVFSSMHQKITSGSSSTNGIGASFFTISLWIFLIIMVLWSFFFYLEKANLIVTNKCLPFSVRNFIGSQYNNLRAHGISGIIHKLRGNNHNTTHDLENNINGNTNDNSDGGFSISRDDMERAETQMRSRSMMNLNDHEGGHTTNNNKIKPHLKAAFSMTDFKNFK; encoded by the coding sequence atgagtAAATCCAAGTATGACTATGGTATTGTCATCGATGCTGGATCTTCCGGATCTAGGCTGTTTGTTTATGAATGGGAAAAAATACAGCCATATAATCACGAAAAcaatgatgaaaataacgACAATTCTAATGATCTTGATAGATGGAAATCAGTTCCTAAAATAACATTCAATAAAGAATGGACCTATAAAATAACACCTGGTTTATCCAGTTTTGAAAACTCACCAAAGAATgcctttaaaaaaaatatcaaaccCTTATTAAAGTATGCAGAAACTATCATTCCTTCAGCACAATTGTCCAACACACCGATTTTTATTCAAGCCACTGCAGGGATGAGACTACTACCCAAGGGGAAAAgtgataaaattttaaacagTCTATGTAGCAAGATAAAGCaatataatgtttttttaatggaagATTGTGATTCTCAAATCCAAATCATCGATGGTGAAATCGAAGGAGTCTACGGTTGGTTAAGTTTGAATTATCTGCAAGgcaattttaataactttGACAATGAAAACAAGAAATCATTTGGCTTTATGGATATGGGGGGTGCTTCCACGCAGATTGCCTTTTCGCCTTCAAGTGTAGAACAAATTGAACGACATCGAGATTACATATCACAAGTTAGGTTGAGAAACTTAAATGGTGAACTTCAAACCTGGGACATTTTTGTCAGTACCTGGTTAGGGTTTGGTGCAAATCAagcaagaaaaagatttctAACTCAATTAGTTAATTCTTTACCGGAAAACTCTAATGATTATGATCACGACGATTTTGAGACAAGGACCATAGTTGATCCCTGTCTACCCAAAAATGCAAAAActgaattttattataaaggttctaaaaaaaataaatttgatgTTGTAGGTTCCGGAGATTATGAACAATGTGTCAAGTCTATTTACccactattattaaaaaacttGCCATGCAAAGAGGAACCGTGTTTATTCAATGGTGTTCATGCGCCAGcaattgatttttataaagACAAATTTGTTGGCGTATCTGAATATTGGTATACTGctaatgatatttttcaattgggTGGTGAGTATAATTTTGAAACTTTTAGTGAACACGTTAAAGCTTTTTGTGAAAGTGACTGgaaagaaattgaaaaaataagtgAAAATGGAGGCTACAACAAAATTCCAAAAGACTTCTTGTTAGATAGTTGTTTCAAAGCGAATTGGATTTTAAACATTTTGCATGAAGGGTTTGAATTACCTCGTATTAATGTCGATACCAAAGTTCCAGATGAACACCAACAATCCGAGCACATTCCATTTCAAAGTGTTTCTGACATCGATGGCTTTGAATTAACTTGGACTCTGggtaaaattttattatactcATGTGGGTTGATTGTTAGTGGTGATCACGACAATAATGTTGTTGGTTTTTTACCAAGTAAGAATGAAAGGGTAAATTATGGACGAAAGTTTATTCCTGGTGTTTTCTCTTCAATGCaccaaaaaattactaGCGGCAGCAGCAGCACTAATGGTATTGGAGCAAGTTTTTTCACCATTTCCTTGtggatatttttgataattatGGTATTAtggagtttttttttttatttagaaaaGGCAAACCTTATTGTAACCAATAAGTGTTTACCATTTTCTGTTAGAAACTTTATCGGCTCACAGTACAACAATTTACGTGCACATGGTATTAGTGGAATTATTCATAAACTACGTGGAAACAATCACAATACGACACATGATCttgaaaacaatataaatgggaatactaatgataatagCGATGGGGGGTTTTCTATTTCTAGAGATGATATGGAAAGGGCTGAAACACAAATGAGAAGTAGAAGCATGATGAATTTGAATGATCACGAGGGAGGTCATACtactaacaataacaaaatcaaaCCTCATTTGAAAGCAGCATTTTCTATGACAgactttaaaaattttaaatag
- a CDS encoding alpha-mannosyltransferase (similar to Saccharomyces cerevisiae YIL014W | MNT3 | MaNnosylTransferase), producing MRKFYRIGILSTGLTIFIILYQLVNKFGINNADNLSTSLEQNPLSESAKAEKCLKYFENLHNFNNEWSHDGIRVFHNYDKIDNNILKDTMEHLRVYSYCYFNNDFPLLLNPTEDNTIGDLEFRLFPFLNHDLFDKTTLKKKIGLKIYDVRAKKYTNLNTKGIFAVDAFQRGKESFWRYWINQVSSSSADQFSKENEEEGENREERENKEEGENKEEGENKEEGENKEEREKGDNNILYTGGRGIVMTIAPDHIQLMLKLIHMLDFWGNELPIQIIFKDLTGEFHPSMIDYMEVLIRDKTKQQVYFIDAYEYLNPAYLEDDITYFANKWLALIFNTFEEIIFMDADVVPFVDPVELFNLQEYKQTGAVLFKDRKMDNERTFKYCIDMFEWMEPSKTETKEWLHEKLFDKKKKKGQKHNEARENFELYNIYEDFFTKKHLHHIDSGLMIINKKKKLNVLLTSFMLNLSAKVIRCVYGDKEMYWLGSLFQLDYNVSIIPIDGAVIGKRKLLDDKKSVQVCGTQLAHVYPQQSDSNQYKLLWTNGGLKKCKLNKKLAAEQDFKDYPDYFKEKYKITNPAELSFIYDSALFMDTISIPDVKEHPWVHLKDCCGYMYCSVTTPKSDDENENDNANKGLTIKLDNDDILFYDKLIYEWDTF from the coding sequence ATGAGAAAATTTTACAGAATTGGTATATTATCAACAGGTTTAACTATATTTATCATATTATACCAATTGGTCAATAAATTTGGTATCAACAATGCTGATAATTTAAGCACCTCATTAGAACAAAACCCATTATCAGAATCAGCCAAGGCAGAAAAGTGTctcaaatattttgaaaatctACATAACTTCAATAATGAATGGTCTCATGATGGCATCAGAGTGTTTCATAACTATGATAAAATTGATAACAATATCTTGAAAGATACCATGGAACATCTAAGGGTTTATTCTTATTGCTATTTCAATAATGATTTCCCCTTGTTGCTTAATCCAACTGAAGACAATACTATTGGTGATCTAGAATTTAGGcttttcccctttttaAACCATGATCTATTTGATAAAAccactttaaaaaaaaaaatcgggttaaaaatatatgatgTAAGGGCAAAAAAATACACTAATTTAAATACCAAGGGGATTTTTGCTGTCGACGCTTTTCAAAGGGGCAAGGAAAGTTTCTGGAGATATTGGATTAATCAAGTGAGTAGTTCCAGTGCAGATCAgttttcaaaagaaaacGAGGAGGAAGGAGAAAACAGggaagaaagagaaaacaaggaagaaggagaaaacaaggaagaaggagaaaacaaggaagaaggagaaaacaaggaagaaagagaaaaaggagataacaatattttatatacagGTGGAAGAGGTATTGTCATGACAATCGCTCCAGATCATATCCAATTAATGTTGAAATTGATACATATGCTAGATTTTTGGGGAAATGAATTACCTAtccaaataatttttaaagatttaacTGGAGAGTTTCACCCAAGCATGATTGATTATATGGAAGTGCTTATTAGagacaaaacaaaacaacaGGTTTATTTCATAGATGCCTACGAATATTTAAATCCGGCATATTTAGAAGACGACATAACTTATTTTGCCAATAAGTGGTTGGCTTTGATTTTCAACACGTTTGaggaaataatttttatggATGCAGATGTTGTTCCCTTTGTTGATCCTGTAGAGctttttaatttacaaGAGTATAAACAAACCGGTgctgttttatttaaagatCGGAAAATGGACAACGAAAGAACTTTCAAATATTGCATTGATATGTTTGAATGGATGGAACCATCCAAAACAGAAACAAAAGAGTGGTTACATGAAAAGCTTtttgacaaaaaaaaaaagaaaggacAAAAGCACAACGAAGCCAGggaaaattttgaattataTAACATATACGAAGATTTTTTCACTAAAAAGCATTTACACCATATAGATAGTGGGTTGAtgataattaataaaaaaaaaaaactaaatgttttattaacCTCCTTTATGTTAAACTTATCGGCAAAAGTTATTAGATGTGTGTACGGAGACAAAGAAATGTACTGGTTAGGTTCATTATTTCAGTTAGACTACAATGTATCGATTATTCCGATAGATGGAGCCGTTATAGGTAAAAGGAAATTGCTTGATGATAAGAAATCCGTGCAAGTTTGTGGTACTCAGTTAGCTCATGTATATCCTCAACAAAGTGATAGCAAtcaatataaattattatggACTAATGGTGGATTGAAGAAATGCAAATTAAATAAGAAGTTAGCAGCTGAACAGGATTTTAAAGATTATCCTGATTatttcaaagaaaaatataaaattacaaaCCCTGCTGAATTGTCCTTCATATACGATTCTGCACTATTTATGGACACTATTTCCATACCGGATGTTAAAGAACATCCATGGGTGCACTTAAAGGACTGTTGTGGTTATATGTATTGTTCGGTGACCACTCCAAAAAGTGATGATGAGAATGAGAATGACAATGCCAACAAAGGGTTAACTATAAAGTTGGATAATGacgatattttattttacgaTAAGTTAATTTATGAATGGGATACTTTTTGa
- a CDS encoding alpha-1,3-mannosyltransferase MNN1 (similar to Saccharomyces cerevisiae YIL014W | MNT3 | MaNnosylTransferase) gives MKYIHRLFVLSAILLILIFNIIYFNDNDANQKDQILKNERHTIENSYFSPPSKKYTDKERKCHNYFLDLYMKDLEWSHGEMRIFHNYDILDDNIMKGIMEHLRIYTDCYLHDNDLMLPTEDFPDLEYRLFPFLNPQLFTPFIEDNDNKDDSLIPKVYDTRKNLTDNIYSGILTNNEMKRQIKEKYGKSFWKFWRDIGNLYNEDLGSFQKGITMTMGPRHVTLLYKLLHILDLLGNELPIQIIFTALPDGTGNKDSEFDQNLLSEISKNINERTNQHVYFVDCGDLLNPDYITNKSFAFFIHKWLAMIFNTFEEALFLDVDAIPFVKPADFFELKEYQSTGAVLFRDRRLENEHTFEYCINMFNKMIQTETEEKKWKHPIPKEFQLDTDDTTADKDVENKEFHKVYYEFFHKTFLHHIDSGLVVMNRKKKLNSLLSSFILNLSAKASRCVYGDKEMFWLGPLFQLDTQVSIIPSDGAVVGSRVQDRKTSLTGEDEQDTNIIEVCGTQLAHIYPKNKKILWTNGGLKTCKMDKVYAAASDYSKDGKFFDDRFQINGDLKKLEEIYDKALNLEYALIPDVTYQPWVKNKECMEYSYCAYTNPKLKKGTTIKFKKKEVAFLNSIATAWNDF, from the coding sequence ATGAAATACATCCATAGACTATTCGTTTTATCAGCAATTTTACTAATACTTATATTCAACATAATATATTTCAATGACAACGATGCAAATCAAAAAGaccaaattttaaagaatgAAAGACATACTATAGAAAACTCATATTTTTCACCACCatctaaaaaatatacagaCAAAGAGCGTAAATGTCATAATTATTTCCTAGACTTGTATATGAAAGATTTAGAATGGTCACATGGGGAAATGCGAATTTTCCACAATTATGATATCCTAGATGATAATATAATGAAAGGTATTATGGAACATTTAAGAATATACACAGATTGTTATTTACATGATAATGATCTAATGCTGCCAACTGAAGACTTTCCTGATTTAGAATATAGACTATTCCCATTTTTAAATCCGCAATTGTTTACACCTTTTATTGAAGACAACGACAACAAAGATGATTCTTTAATACCAAAAGTTTATGAcacaagaaaaaatttaactgataatatatatagtgGCATTTTAACAAACAATGAAATGAAAAgacaaataaaagaaaaatatgggaaaagtttttggaaattttgGCGAGATATAGGCAATCTTTATAATGAGGACTTGGGAAGTTTTCAGAAGGGGATTACTATGACTATGGGACCAAGACATGTtacattattatataaattattacatATTTTGGATTTGTTAGGTAATGAGTTACCcatacaaataatattcaCAGCATTACCTGATGGCACCGGCAACAAAGATTCTGAATTTGACCAAAATTTATTGTCAGAAATCAGTAAAAACATAAACGAGAGAACTAACCAGcatgtttattttgttgaCTGTGGTGACTTATTAAATCCAGATTATATTACCAATAAAAGTTTTgccttttttattcataaaTGGCTAGCTAtgatttttaatacttttgaggaagctttatttttggatgTGGATGCTATTCCGTTTGTTAAGCCTGCTGacttttttgaattaaagGAATATCAAAGTACAGGGGCTGTTTTGTTCAGAGATCGAAGACTAGAAAACGAACATACTTTTGAATATTGCATCAATATGTTTAATAAGATGATACAAACTGAAACTGAAGAGAAAAAGTGGAAACATCCGATCCCCAAAGAATTCCAACTGGACACAGATGACACTACTGCTGATAAAGACGTGGAGAATAAAGAATTTCACAAGGTGTATTATGAATTCTTTcataaaacatttttacaTCATATAGACAGTGGATTGGTTGTAAtgaatagaaaaaaaaagttaaattcTTTGTTGTCatcttttatattaaatctATCGGCAAAAGCAAGCAGATGTGTTTATGGAGATAAAGAAATGTTCTGGCTGGGTCCATTATTTCAGTTGGATACTCAAGTGTCTATTATACCGTCAGATGGCGCTGTTGTAGGTTCGAGAGTGCAGGATCGAAAAACAAGTTTAACAGGGGAGGACGAACAGGACACCAATATTATAGAAGTATGTGGTACTCAGTTAGCACATATTTATcctaaaaacaaaaaaatattgtggACTAATGGTGGATTGAAAACCTGCAAGATGGATAAAGTGTATGCAGCAGCTTCGGATTATTCAAAAGAtggtaaattttttgatgatAGATTTCAAATTAATGGAGacttgaaaaaattggaagaGATTTATGATAAAGCATTAAATTTAGAGTATGCCTTAATACCGGATGTCACGTATCAACCATgggttaaaaataaagagtGTATGGAATATAGCTATTGTGCTTATACAAATcctaaattaaaaaagggTACGACTATTAAATTTAAGAAGAAAGAGGTGGCATTTTTGAATAGTATAGCGACAGCATGGAACGatttttag
- the MET28 gene encoding Met28p (similar to Saccharomyces cerevisiae YIR017C | MET28 | METhionine) — protein MDDNTFLKKLQSLISSNEQLGLTLLSLLVNNNSRNNNPSSPENSTVKETNSHTNENTNTEALLKLVLEKLQNSPGHQQQQQQDSFEQLQHTSTTLLPKSNAPKANINKKKQPSSSIVDTSLPTFYRTNVSTLRTNHSTGSSLKKVALPVPLTTTTTNANNTGPSNSPIAQSPISQIYRQAIPSARTTSITSNTNAITNNNTHTLTNRLSTSPVPQTNTLKTRTRTINNDSTTNTDVTNNSNQRHFNFLDNNGRISTTLKVIDKEIYKKKSNTSSLLKSTDKVINTDFLPMTKSKEITEGTHSSSPLLPSTPTISDHLPNKNFSSKKTTLRTSGTNSTTVMGLNTDNTGIRGNIINIDSHIGNDDDTNNSTTLTSNTNNSDTNNYNTNTHNSIASNSGVTRNHNDFLFNADIFSTDSTLFTSTNQNTSPVNNSSVASNKNEGTRLSSTSNSTVTLASTISSSSSSSNSSSNKSNSNNTDLIALTTNSREKNNVNTNTNNIHNFKTNNTKSSKKLFTKVLDGVLKTFQNEEEYTLFIKRKKCVEASAKFRIRKKIKHKENLQKLTELSKQVNTLQSKILELVEDNKFWKEKLTYYNQLKSKELLESLKKQSIGE, from the coding sequence atggATGACAACACTTTTTTGAAGAAGTTGCAGTCTTTAATTAGCAGTAATGAACAGCTAGGCTTAACTTTACTTTCATTACtagtaaataataacagtagaaataataatccaTCTTCTCCGGAAAATAGTACTGTTAAAGAAACTAACAGTCATACTAAtgaaaatactaatacGGAAGCACTATTGAAGCTAgtattagaaaaattacaaaattcACCTGgtcatcaacaacaacagcagcagGACTCATTTGAACAACTTCAACATACATCAACAACTTTATTACCTAAATCTAACGCACCAAAGGCaaacataaataaaaagaaacagcCATCTTCTTCTATTGTTGATACCTCTCTCCCCACCTTTTATAGAACAAATGTCTCAACACTAAGAACAAATCATAGCACCGGGAGTAgcttaaaaaaagttgcaTTGCCAGTACCATTAACaactacaacaacaaatgcCAATAATACCGGTCCCTCAAATTCACCTATCGCTCAATCGCCTATATCGCAAATATATAGACAGGCTATTCCTTCCGCCAGGACTACCTCTATAACTTCTAATACTAATGCCATaaccaacaacaatacaCATACTTTGACGAATAGACTTTCTACTTCTCCTGTGCCACAAACTAATACATTGAAAACAAGAACCAGAACcataaataatgatagcACCACGAATACTGATGTAACTAACAATAGTAATCAACGccattttaattttttagatAATAATGGCAGGATCTCAACAACGCTGAAAGTAATAGATAAGGAaatctataaaaaaaaatcaaacacttcttcattattaaaGTCTACAGATAAGGTGATCAATACTGATTTTTTGCCCATGACCAAGAGCAAAGAAATTACAGAGGGTACTCACTCTTCTTCACCTTTATTGCCATCAACGCCAACTATATCGGATCATCTACCAAATAagaatttttcttcaaagaAAACAACTCTTAGGACTAGCGGCACGAATAGTACTACAGTCATGGGTTTAAACACGGATAATACTGGAATTCGCGGtaacattattaatatcgATAGTCACATAGGTAATGACGATGatactaataattctaCTACTCTTACTTccaatacaaataatagtGACACTAACAActataatactaatactcATAATTCTATTGCTTCTAACTCTGGTGTCACTAGGAATcataatgattttttatttaatgcTGATATCTTTAGTACAGATTCTACACTTTTCACAAGTACTAATCAAAACACTAGCCCTGTGAATAATAGTAGTGTAGCTAGTAATAAGAATGAAGGTACAAGATTATCCAGTACAAGTAATTCTACAGTGACCTTGGCAAGCACAAtaagcagcagcagcagcagcagcaacagcagcagTAATAAAAGTAACAGCAATAACACTGATTTAATAGCATTGACCACAAATAGCAGGGAAAAGAACAATGTCAAcactaatactaataatattcacaattttaaaacaaataataccaaaagttcaaaaaaattattcacAAAAGTCCTTGACggtgttttaaaaacttttcaaaatgaagaagaatatactctatttattaaaaggaaaaaatgtGTAGAGGCATCCGCCAAATTTAGAATTAGgaagaaaattaaacacAAGGAAAATTTGCAAAAATTAACTGAATTAAGTAAACAGGTTAACACATTACAATCCAAAATTTTAGAATTAGTTGAGGACAATAAGTtttggaaagaaaaattaacttATTATAACCAGTTAAAGAGTAAAGAGTTATTAGAATCgcttaaaaaacaaagtaTAGGAGAGTAA